TTTTAGCACAAAATTTTTAATCTAATTTATGAAAAAAATTTAAAATGAGAAAACCAGAATTACTAAGTCCAGCAGGTAACCTAACTAAACTTAAAATTGCTCTAGCATACGGTGCAGATGCTGTTTATGCTAGTGTGGGCAGCTTTTCACTGCGTGCTAGATCGGGCAAAGAATTTGACATGGATAGCTTTGCTAAGGGCATTGAATACACACACAAAATGGGCAAAAAATTCTACGCTACTGTAAATGGTTTTCCATTTAACGGACAAATTGAACCTCTAAAACGACATATAAAAGCCATGGGAGAGCTAAACCCTGATGGCTTTATCATAGCAACCCCTGGGGTTATGAGTATAGCGCGCGAGCTAGCCCCACATGTAGATATACATCTCTCAACGCAAGCAAATATAATGAATTATTTGGACGCCAAGTTCTATCACGACCTAGGTGCTACTCGCATAGTAGCAGCGCGCGAGATGAGCCTAAAAGATGTGATAAATATAAAAGAGAGAATTCCGGAGCTTGAAATAGAGATTTTTATCCACGGCTCTATGTGCTTTGCTTACAGCGGTCGCTGTTTGATAAGCGCTGTTCAAATGGGCAGAAGCTCAAACCGTGGGGCTTGTGCTAACGACTGCCGCTTTAAATACGAACTTTACGCAAAAGGCGAAAATAACGATACTTTATTTCGCCTTGAAGAAGATGAGAGCGGCACACATATTTTTAACTCAAAAGATCTAAATCTCTCAGCCCACATCGCTAAAATAATAGAAAGTGGCGCCGTTGATAGCCTAAAAATAGAAGGCCGCACAAAAAGCGAGTATTACGCTGCTTGCACAGCCGGGGCGTATCGCAGGGCTATTGATGATGCTGTGGCAGGGTGTTTTGATCCTAAAATCTACGCTGATGAGCTAAATACACTAAAAAATCGTGGTTTTAGCGATGGTTACTTGATTTCACGACCTTTTGAAAAAAGTGACTCACAAAACCTACAAACTAGCATTAGCGAAGGCTCAGCACAGGTGGATGCTTTTAGCGAAGATGGCAAAACTTTTAAAGCCAAAGGGCAGGTTTTTAAAAATAAAGCCTACGAGCTACTAA
Above is a genomic segment from Campylobacter magnus containing:
- a CDS encoding peptidase U32 family protein, producing MRKPELLSPAGNLTKLKIALAYGADAVYASVGSFSLRARSGKEFDMDSFAKGIEYTHKMGKKFYATVNGFPFNGQIEPLKRHIKAMGELNPDGFIIATPGVMSIARELAPHVDIHLSTQANIMNYLDAKFYHDLGATRIVAAREMSLKDVINIKERIPELEIEIFIHGSMCFAYSGRCLISAVQMGRSSNRGACANDCRFKYELYAKGENNDTLFRLEEDESGTHIFNSKDLNLSAHIAKIIESGAVDSLKIEGRTKSEYYAACTAGAYRRAIDDAVAGCFDPKIYADELNTLKNRGFSDGYLISRPFEKSDSQNLQTSISEGSAQVDAFSEDGKTFKAKGQVFKNKAYELLSPANEKISLGEDEIGRVYQKEGKTFVEFKKLISPTGKAFESVHSGNVNDICLPAGIPPFSFLRSKTENKDEK